The following are encoded together in the Candidatus Tumulicola sp. genome:
- a CDS encoding branched-chain amino acid transaminase — protein MDLSSTIVYAGGTFKRYDEAKVGLMTHGLQYGTGCFEGIRGYWLDDEDDMLLILLRDHFDRLATSAKILTMVLPKSTDELIDITLELCERNNFKTNVYLRPFVYKAAEDVGVRLHGVEDAFAIVPLPFTSYIDTEHGLSACVSSWRRADDTMAPPRAKITGLYVNSALAKSEAIGNGYDEAILLSHDGHVSEGSAENIFLVRHGKLYTPDPSQNVLEGCTRRAIMTIAHDVFGLDVIERSIDRGELYSADEAFFTGTAAGIAHIASIDRRLVGDGSRGTITEKLRAFYQRVVTGREARYEAWLTRLYAGRRQRVGAVSAPQ, from the coding sequence ATGGATCTCTCCTCGACCATCGTGTACGCCGGCGGCACGTTCAAACGGTACGACGAAGCCAAGGTTGGCCTCATGACGCACGGTCTGCAGTACGGCACCGGTTGCTTCGAGGGCATTCGCGGCTATTGGCTCGACGATGAAGACGACATGCTGCTGATCCTCTTGCGCGATCACTTCGATCGCCTCGCGACATCGGCTAAAATTTTGACGATGGTGCTGCCCAAGTCGACCGACGAGTTGATCGACATCACGCTCGAGTTGTGTGAGCGCAATAATTTCAAAACCAACGTGTACTTGCGACCCTTCGTGTACAAAGCAGCCGAAGATGTCGGCGTGCGATTACACGGTGTCGAGGACGCCTTCGCGATCGTTCCGCTACCGTTTACGAGCTACATCGATACCGAGCACGGCTTGAGCGCGTGCGTGAGTTCGTGGCGCCGAGCCGACGATACGATGGCACCGCCGCGCGCGAAAATCACGGGTTTGTACGTAAACTCCGCGCTGGCCAAGAGCGAGGCCATCGGTAACGGCTACGACGAAGCAATCCTGCTATCGCACGACGGCCACGTTTCCGAAGGCTCGGCCGAAAATATTTTTCTCGTGCGGCACGGCAAACTGTACACGCCGGATCCGTCGCAGAACGTGTTGGAGGGCTGCACTCGCCGCGCGATTATGACCATCGCGCACGATGTGTTCGGACTCGACGTGATCGAGCGATCGATCGATCGCGGCGAACTGTACAGCGCCGACGAGGCGTTTTTCACCGGCACGGCTGCGGGAATCGCGCATATTGCGTCGATCGACCGCCGCCTCGTCGGCGACGGCTCGCGCGGTACGATTACCGAGAAACTACGGGCGTTCTATCAGCGCGTCGTCACGGGCCGCGAAGCACGCTACGAGGCTTGGTTAACGCGTCTCTATGCCGGGCGCCGTCAACGAGTGGGAGCGGTTTCGGCTCCCCAGTAG
- a CDS encoding AI-2E family transporter — MQRDPWTRYTEKRVTYALKVLMTIVLAIYLCQTAFGLIERIRGVMYVLIGTMFFSYLIYPAVHWLRRRMPTALAIVIVYAAILMGLTGVGWFIVPHITGDVMTFMRQYPQLADRVTRLVYDPNDPVTSRLPDWMRAEISRVPTELAAWVQVRGFESASRVVVVVAGGFAAVTTFVIIPLVTAYLLMDLEHLQRGLQSIVPPRRWRGLVDLLREIDGVVGGFIRGQLLVALSVGVLITIALWLLRVPYPFFFGLIAALGDLVPYVGALLAFLPAFGTAWLSNGIVNALFVLGAFVVIFEAEGHFLAPNIVSRTVSLSPFVVLLALLVGGELGGIIGLLLAIPVAGILRALALRVLRPHDSKAAGP, encoded by the coding sequence ATGCAGCGCGACCCGTGGACCCGGTACACCGAAAAGCGCGTCACGTACGCGCTCAAGGTGTTGATGACGATCGTCCTGGCGATCTATCTCTGTCAAACCGCCTTCGGATTGATCGAGCGTATCCGCGGCGTGATGTATGTCTTAATCGGAACCATGTTCTTTTCGTACTTGATCTATCCGGCGGTGCACTGGCTACGGCGCCGGATGCCGACCGCGTTAGCCATCGTGATCGTGTACGCGGCGATCCTGATGGGGCTGACCGGCGTGGGTTGGTTCATCGTTCCGCACATCACCGGCGACGTTATGACGTTCATGCGTCAATATCCGCAACTGGCCGATCGTGTGACCCGCTTGGTGTACGACCCCAACGATCCGGTGACGTCACGCCTTCCGGATTGGATGCGCGCCGAAATTTCGCGCGTCCCGACCGAGCTCGCAGCCTGGGTGCAAGTGCGCGGATTCGAGAGCGCCAGCCGCGTGGTGGTGGTCGTCGCCGGCGGGTTCGCGGCGGTCACGACGTTCGTCATTATTCCGCTCGTCACCGCGTATCTGTTGATGGATCTCGAGCATCTGCAACGCGGGCTGCAATCGATCGTTCCGCCGCGCCGCTGGCGCGGACTGGTCGACCTGTTACGCGAGATCGACGGCGTGGTCGGCGGATTTATTCGCGGCCAACTGCTCGTCGCGCTGTCGGTCGGCGTGTTGATCACGATCGCGCTCTGGTTGTTGCGCGTACCGTACCCGTTTTTCTTTGGGTTGATCGCCGCGCTCGGCGACTTGGTTCCCTACGTCGGCGCGCTATTGGCGTTCTTGCCGGCATTCGGCACCGCCTGGCTGAGCAACGGCATCGTGAACGCGCTGTTCGTGTTGGGAGCTTTCGTCGTAATCTTCGAGGCCGAGGGGCATTTCTTAGCGCCCAACATCGTCAGCCGTACGGTTAGCTTGAGCCCGTTCGTCGTCTTGCTGGCCTTGTTGGTCGGCGGCGAACTCGGCGGGATCATCGGCCTGCTGCTGGCAATTCCAGTGGCCGGCATCCTACGCGCGCTTGCACTGCGGGTGCTCCGGCCGCACGACTCGAAGGCGGCCGGACCGTGA
- a CDS encoding serine hydrolase has product MMFRRISSVLALAGVAFLVGFARADASLPAPLAQLTHDVRKLAAGLAAPTAIEVFDLSTGYHMGLNSSASMPAASTIKIPVMVEVFSQLQAGKFDLQRRVKLTASDKDYGSGDLCDAPVGTTYPISVLVDKMIDVSDNTATNMLIRLVGRRSINSGMVDLGLHRTRLTQDIRTTDWGIRQTLRTSPADLVRLLELMARRQLVDQWSSNEMISILEQDQFNTLIPEPLPDDVQIAHKTGSFFDTLNDAGIVYAGDAPYVIAVMTTSLRSQDAGRRFIHTISRLAYADERRLATWRRSSGLTFEPFDASAPADDASPDLNYWGAETAPTR; this is encoded by the coding sequence ATGATGTTTCGTCGTATCTCGAGCGTGCTTGCGCTCGCCGGTGTCGCCTTTCTCGTCGGCTTCGCTCGCGCCGATGCATCCTTACCGGCGCCGCTCGCACAATTGACGCACGACGTGCGTAAGCTCGCAGCCGGTCTCGCGGCTCCAACCGCGATCGAAGTCTTCGATCTCAGTACGGGTTATCATATGGGATTGAATTCGAGCGCCAGCATGCCGGCCGCTTCGACGATCAAAATCCCCGTGATGGTCGAAGTTTTTTCGCAACTGCAAGCCGGTAAATTCGATTTGCAGCGTCGCGTCAAGTTGACCGCCTCCGATAAAGACTATGGTTCCGGCGATTTGTGCGACGCACCGGTCGGCACGACGTATCCGATCTCGGTGCTCGTCGACAAAATGATCGACGTCAGCGATAACACCGCGACGAACATGCTGATCCGCCTCGTGGGGCGCCGGTCGATCAACAGCGGTATGGTCGATCTTGGTCTGCATCGCACCCGGCTCACCCAAGACATCCGTACAACGGATTGGGGAATCCGCCAAACCTTGCGCACGTCGCCGGCCGATTTGGTTCGGCTGCTCGAGCTGATGGCGCGCCGCCAACTCGTCGACCAATGGTCGTCGAACGAAATGATTTCGATTCTCGAACAAGATCAGTTTAACACGCTGATCCCCGAACCGCTTCCGGACGACGTTCAGATCGCACACAAGACCGGCTCGTTCTTCGATACGCTCAACGATGCAGGCATTGTGTACGCAGGCGACGCGCCCTACGTCATCGCCGTCATGACGACGTCGTTACGTTCGCAAGATGCCGGACGCCGGTTCATACACACGATCTCACGACTCGCCTATGCCGACGAACGCCGGCTCGCGACGTGGCGCCGCAGTAGCGGGCTCACGTTCGAGCCGTTCGACGCGTCGGCACCGGCCGATGATGCGTCGCCCGACTTGAACTACTGGGGAGCCGAAACCGCTCCCACTCGTTGA
- a CDS encoding DUF5069 domain-containing protein, with amino-acid sequence MNAPDLRLEPPRRWNVEIDGVRWLARLADKARAAHDGTLGTYLYGHSPMDKSFLGVLRLTHDDFARLAVQNDDVELAASLEAYDPGLQRARAWSDVLPKRYGWFLAVLDVDDGYRASPLYGAVSAGADAISGLVKRILPSKYRGKRGT; translated from the coding sequence ATGAACGCTCCCGACTTGCGTCTCGAACCTCCGCGGCGGTGGAATGTCGAAATCGATGGAGTGCGCTGGCTCGCGCGCTTGGCCGACAAAGCGCGCGCCGCACACGACGGAACGCTGGGTACGTATTTATACGGACACAGCCCGATGGACAAGTCGTTTCTCGGCGTGCTGCGCTTGACGCACGATGATTTCGCGCGATTGGCAGTGCAAAACGACGACGTGGAACTCGCTGCGTCGCTCGAGGCCTACGATCCGGGCCTGCAACGAGCGCGAGCGTGGAGCGACGTGCTGCCGAAGCGATACGGCTGGTTTCTGGCCGTGCTGGATGTCGACGACGGTTACCGCGCTTCTCCGTTGTACGGAGCGGTATCGGCCGGCGCCGACGCGATCTCGGGACTTGTCAAACGCATCCTGCCGTCGAAATACCGGGGTAAACGCGGCACGTAA
- a CDS encoding glutaredoxin domain-containing protein, producing the protein MTDTNIVLYQAEWCPYCGHVRRELTDLLLDYKVVNVPEDHAARTNLKALFGTTGIPSMTDGDVKIADDDDAIIEYLRKTYGKKK; encoded by the coding sequence ATGACCGATACCAACATCGTCCTGTACCAAGCCGAGTGGTGCCCGTATTGTGGGCACGTCCGGCGCGAGCTGACCGACCTATTGCTCGACTATAAAGTGGTCAACGTGCCCGAAGATCACGCCGCCCGTACGAACCTCAAAGCGCTATTCGGAACGACCGGCATTCCGTCGATGACCGACGGCGACGTGAAGATCGCCGACGACGACGACGCGATCATCGAGTATCTGCGAAAGACGTACGGCAAAAAGAAGTAG
- a CDS encoding Rieske (2Fe-2S) protein, with product MSDRVEAAEVAFIPVGPLAGVTPDRPAIVLVGSYEVAIFIVEGEVRAYENACPHQGGPIAEGEIEGTNVTCPWHAWTFDLRTGGMAIGADFARLRRFDARVRNDMVEVALEPEAI from the coding sequence TTGAGCGACCGCGTCGAGGCCGCCGAAGTGGCGTTCATCCCGGTCGGGCCGTTGGCGGGCGTCACGCCGGATCGACCCGCGATCGTGCTCGTTGGCTCGTACGAGGTAGCGATTTTCATCGTTGAAGGCGAGGTCCGCGCCTACGAAAATGCGTGCCCGCATCAGGGCGGCCCGATTGCCGAAGGCGAGATCGAAGGCACGAACGTGACGTGCCCGTGGCATGCCTGGACGTTCGATCTGCGTACCGGCGGAATGGCGATCGGGGCCGATTTCGCACGCCTGCGCCGCTTCGATGCACGCGTGCGGAACGACATGGTCGAGGTCGCGTTGGAACCGGAGGCAATTTGA
- the polX gene encoding DNA polymerase/3'-5' exonuclease PolX: MAKLSCVLSNAEVAAKLLETRTLMEMAGESFYKYTAYEKAATSVENAPPLADLVAAGEHLKLPGIGKSIGVAVEQLVRSGTSEHLDELHKRFPPSILEVLSVSGIGVKTAAMLYEEYGIASLATLEAAIAANVLADVPRLGSKTIDNWKRGILAVQGRRNRTPLATALTIAYEAIAYLREGPPLDRLTYAGSLRRQEVTVGDIDIVCTTAQAAETIAHFTAWNRAEAVLGEGPTKASIWLPGGLQIDLRVLPNHLYGNLLQHFTGSRDHNVKLREYAVRRGLRVSENGILNLETGDAIVCSEEAEVYAALGMQYVPPELRTGGDEVELARKYALPALVETSDVRGDFHMHSTWSDGDDSLEEMIEAAAARGYEYHSISDHSHGQGGRKRGLSIDDVRRQRVEVEMFGARHKIRTLCSSEVDILPDGSMDYSDEVLAQLDIVVGSVHSAVRQSRDEMTARLIRACENPYVNIIGHPTGRRLDGYHGYEFDYDAVFAAAARTGTAMEIDGQAMRLDLPSPLARLAKSFGVTFTTDSDAHRTRDLVNIELAVGQARRAGIEKKDVLNTAPLEAVLEFVRSKRERGT, from the coding sequence ATGGCCAAACTCAGTTGCGTGCTATCGAATGCCGAAGTCGCTGCCAAGCTGTTAGAGACCCGCACGCTGATGGAAATGGCGGGCGAGTCATTCTACAAATATACGGCCTACGAAAAGGCGGCGACGTCGGTAGAGAACGCTCCGCCGCTTGCCGACTTGGTCGCCGCCGGCGAGCACTTGAAACTCCCCGGGATCGGTAAGTCGATCGGCGTTGCGGTCGAACAGCTGGTACGTTCCGGCACGTCGGAACATCTCGACGAACTGCACAAGCGATTTCCTCCCTCGATCCTCGAAGTGCTATCGGTCAGCGGCATCGGGGTGAAGACTGCGGCCATGCTGTACGAAGAGTACGGGATCGCGTCGCTGGCGACGTTGGAAGCGGCGATCGCCGCCAACGTGTTGGCCGACGTACCGCGCTTAGGTTCTAAGACGATCGACAACTGGAAGCGCGGCATCCTTGCGGTGCAGGGCCGCCGAAATCGCACGCCGTTAGCAACCGCCCTGACGATTGCCTACGAAGCGATCGCCTATCTGCGCGAAGGTCCGCCGCTCGATCGGCTAACGTACGCGGGCAGTTTGCGCCGTCAAGAAGTAACGGTGGGCGACATCGACATCGTTTGCACCACCGCACAAGCCGCCGAAACGATCGCGCACTTCACCGCCTGGAACCGCGCGGAAGCCGTGCTCGGCGAAGGCCCGACCAAGGCCAGCATTTGGCTGCCGGGCGGACTGCAAATCGACCTGCGCGTGCTGCCGAATCATTTGTACGGTAATTTGCTACAGCATTTTACCGGGTCGCGCGACCACAACGTAAAGCTGCGAGAATATGCCGTGAGGCGCGGCCTGCGCGTCAGCGAAAACGGCATTCTTAATCTTGAAACCGGCGATGCGATCGTTTGTTCGGAGGAAGCCGAAGTATACGCCGCGCTCGGCATGCAATACGTGCCGCCCGAGCTTCGAACCGGCGGCGACGAGGTCGAGCTAGCGCGTAAATATGCATTACCAGCTCTGGTCGAAACGAGCGACGTCCGCGGCGACTTCCACATGCACAGCACGTGGAGTGACGGCGACGATTCGCTCGAGGAAATGATCGAAGCGGCGGCGGCGCGCGGCTACGAGTATCACTCGATTAGCGATCATTCGCACGGCCAAGGCGGGCGTAAGCGCGGTCTTTCGATCGACGATGTCCGGCGCCAACGCGTCGAAGTAGAGATGTTCGGCGCACGCCATAAGATTCGCACCCTGTGTTCCAGTGAAGTCGATATCTTACCCGACGGTTCGATGGACTACTCCGATGAGGTATTAGCGCAGCTCGACATCGTCGTCGGCTCGGTGCATTCTGCGGTGCGACAGTCGCGCGACGAGATGACGGCACGTTTGATTCGCGCCTGCGAGAACCCGTACGTCAATATCATCGGCCATCCCACCGGGCGCCGGCTGGACGGCTATCACGGCTACGAGTTCGACTACGACGCGGTGTTTGCGGCCGCCGCGCGAACCGGAACGGCGATGGAAATCGATGGACAAGCCATGCGCCTCGATCTGCCGTCGCCGTTAGCGCGTCTTGCGAAGTCGTTTGGCGTAACGTTCACGACCGACAGTGACGCTCATCGCACGCGGGACCTCGTCAATATCGAACTGGCGGTGGGACAAGCGCGTCGGGCCGGCATCGAAAAAAAAGACGTGCTCAATACCGCGCCGTTGGAAGCGGTGCTCGAATTCGTACGCAGCAAACGGGAGCGTGGAACGTGA
- a CDS encoding DUF92 domain-containing protein → MSALWGVALAAMVAAIAWRARALTTGGAIAAGFVGAATFGAGGWPAAAVLFAFFIPSALLSRTGKARKRAMTDTGKHGPRDARQVLANGGVAAVCALAATRGNGAFAAAFAGAFAAAAADTWATEIGVLSPERPRSILTFRPVVAGLSGGVTVAGTLASIAGAVAVASTAALTGVAAFAPVVVAGVAGSLADSAIGAALQALRWCPRCERACETNPHACGTPTQLRRGLEWMDNDAVNLAATLTGAVVAALFVAWATR, encoded by the coding sequence GTGAGTGCGTTGTGGGGCGTGGCGCTGGCCGCGATGGTTGCGGCTATTGCGTGGCGCGCACGAGCGTTGACCACTGGTGGAGCGATCGCCGCTGGTTTTGTAGGAGCCGCGACGTTCGGCGCAGGCGGGTGGCCGGCAGCCGCCGTGCTGTTCGCGTTCTTCATTCCGTCGGCGCTTCTGTCGCGTACCGGCAAGGCTCGCAAACGCGCGATGACCGACACCGGCAAGCACGGACCGCGCGATGCGCGACAGGTGCTCGCGAATGGCGGCGTGGCGGCCGTCTGTGCATTGGCCGCGACCCGCGGCAACGGCGCGTTCGCAGCGGCCTTCGCAGGGGCGTTCGCGGCGGCGGCGGCCGACACGTGGGCGACCGAGATCGGCGTGCTGTCGCCCGAGCGGCCGCGTTCGATTCTGACCTTTCGACCGGTCGTGGCCGGACTTTCCGGCGGCGTCACCGTCGCCGGTACGCTCGCCTCGATCGCGGGCGCCGTCGCGGTAGCTTCTACCGCCGCGCTTACGGGCGTCGCGGCGTTCGCGCCGGTCGTCGTCGCGGGCGTCGCCGGGTCGTTAGCCGATTCGGCGATTGGGGCGGCGCTGCAAGCGCTGCGCTGGTGCCCGCGTTGCGAGCGAGCCTGCGAAACCAATCCGCACGCGTGCGGAACGCCCACCCAACTGCGTCGCGGTTTGGAGTGGATGGATAACGACGCGGTCAATCTCGCCGCGACGTTGACGGGCGCGGTGGTTGCCGCGTTGTTCGTCGCGTGGGCGACTCGCTAA
- a CDS encoding uroporphyrinogen-III synthase, whose product MTRPRDRSPEFVAELKARGAIVLIAPVVSIEPPDDPAPFRNALAHLRDFDWCVFTSVNGVDAFSTTFDAPRHVARALQGLRVAAIGTQTAQHLERYGVPDVIVPGEHVNEALAASIAARAKPGARILIVRAQEARDVLPDALRANGFDPLDVAAYRTSLTETPNFSGDAQSADAITFASGSAVRGFVAAAGGEESALALASGKVIACIGPIVAEAARAAGLTVDVVAAPYTGLGLIEALASHFATER is encoded by the coding sequence GTGACGCGGCCGCGAGACCGCTCACCCGAATTCGTCGCCGAGTTGAAGGCGCGCGGTGCGATCGTATTGATCGCGCCGGTCGTTAGCATCGAGCCGCCCGATGATCCCGCGCCGTTCCGCAATGCGCTCGCGCATTTGCGCGACTTCGATTGGTGCGTTTTCACATCGGTCAACGGCGTCGATGCATTCTCGACGACCTTCGATGCGCCACGGCACGTCGCGCGCGCTCTTCAAGGTCTTCGCGTCGCCGCCATCGGAACGCAGACCGCACAACATCTCGAACGCTACGGCGTGCCCGACGTCATCGTCCCCGGCGAACACGTCAACGAAGCCTTAGCCGCGTCGATCGCCGCACGAGCCAAGCCCGGAGCGCGCATATTGATCGTTCGCGCGCAAGAAGCACGCGACGTTCTGCCCGACGCGCTACGTGCGAACGGTTTCGACCCGCTGGACGTCGCTGCGTATCGCACCTCGCTAACGGAAACTCCGAACTTTAGCGGCGACGCGCAAAGCGCCGACGCAATTACGTTTGCCAGCGGCAGCGCCGTGCGCGGATTCGTCGCGGCGGCCGGCGGTGAGGAATCCGCGCTCGCCCTCGCGTCGGGCAAAGTGATCGCGTGTATCGGTCCGATCGTCGCAGAAGCCGCCCGCGCGGCCGGTCTGACCGTCGACGTCGTCGCGGCACCCTATACCGGTCTCGGATTGATCGAAGCGCTCGCCTCGCATTTTGCAACCGAAAGGTGA
- a CDS encoding MT-A70 family methyltransferase, with protein sequence MERELSPKNVAHRKRLAQRSTARPHVTLPPLPANRYDIAYVDPPWHYYGSPIKDAAAAKHYPLMTLDELAQIDVRRLLNKRAALFLWATCPRLNYAIDLLREWKLHYRGVAYVWVKVGKSGRIINGQGVPPTFTKPTTELLLAATTMPTGRPFPLLDLAQAQVVLAPRGAHSEKPAVFREAIERLCGGRPRIELFARARTPNWDAWGAELPDP encoded by the coding sequence GTGGAACGCGAGCTTTCGCCGAAGAACGTCGCACATCGCAAACGCTTGGCGCAGCGAAGTACGGCGCGCCCGCATGTAACACTGCCGCCGCTACCGGCCAATCGCTATGACATCGCCTACGTCGACCCGCCCTGGCACTACTACGGCAGTCCGATAAAAGATGCGGCCGCCGCAAAACATTACCCGTTGATGACGCTCGACGAGCTAGCCCAGATCGACGTACGCCGTTTACTCAACAAACGCGCGGCGCTGTTTTTATGGGCCACCTGTCCGCGCTTGAATTATGCGATCGATTTATTGCGTGAGTGGAAACTGCATTATCGCGGCGTCGCGTACGTGTGGGTGAAGGTGGGGAAGAGCGGACGCATCATCAACGGACAAGGCGTGCCGCCGACCTTCACCAAGCCGACCACCGAACTGTTACTCGCCGCAACCACGATGCCGACCGGGCGTCCGTTTCCGCTACTCGATTTGGCGCAAGCGCAAGTCGTGCTGGCACCCCGTGGCGCGCATAGCGAAAAACCGGCCGTGTTCCGCGAAGCGATCGAACGCCTGTGCGGCGGTCGACCGCGTATCGAATTGTTCGCACGCGCCCGCACGCCCAATTGGGATGCGTGGGGCGCCGAACTGCCGGACCCGTAG
- a CDS encoding alpha/beta fold hydrolase encodes MIVTRTVTQSDGAVAGARLAGERGPALIFVHGVGSTGAIWDYQLDAFGGDYRCASMELRGNGALENPPPELITREGFASDVLAVADANGFETFHLIGCSLGGVVAFELWQRAPQRFRSMVIVGSFAKYPDGQTYADNIKAAVRAAGDMRTFAEARAAQLGLPPQRLRETIDQMGSKSVPSYLASTQATWTGDYRSMLGSIEVPVLVTRGERDGIAPQPLSDEIADGIPGSRRDVVSDAGHVANADNPERFNAMLGEFMSATA; translated from the coding sequence GTGATCGTCACAAGAACCGTAACGCAATCCGACGGTGCCGTCGCCGGAGCGCGCCTGGCCGGCGAGCGCGGGCCTGCGTTGATCTTCGTGCACGGCGTCGGCTCAACCGGCGCGATCTGGGATTATCAGCTCGACGCGTTCGGCGGCGACTACCGTTGTGCGTCGATGGAGTTGCGCGGTAACGGCGCGCTCGAGAATCCGCCTCCCGAGCTCATCACCCGAGAGGGATTCGCTTCCGACGTGCTGGCCGTTGCGGATGCAAACGGCTTCGAAACGTTCCATTTGATCGGATGCAGCCTCGGCGGCGTCGTCGCATTCGAACTGTGGCAACGCGCGCCGCAACGATTCCGATCTATGGTGATCGTCGGATCGTTTGCAAAGTATCCCGATGGGCAGACGTATGCTGACAATATCAAGGCTGCGGTTCGCGCCGCCGGCGATATGCGCACGTTTGCCGAAGCGCGTGCCGCGCAACTCGGCCTTCCGCCACAACGATTGCGCGAGACGATCGACCAGATGGGGTCGAAATCGGTGCCGTCGTATCTGGCTTCGACGCAGGCGACGTGGACCGGCGATTATCGCTCGATGCTAGGATCGATCGAGGTGCCCGTGCTGGTGACGCGGGGAGAACGCGACGGAATCGCGCCGCAACCGTTATCGGACGAAATTGCCGACGGCATTCCGGGCTCGCGGCGCGACGTCGTTTCCGATGCGGGTCACGTTGCCAATGCAGATAATCCCGAGCGCTTCAACGCGATGCTCGGGGAGTTTATGTCGGCGACGGCATAA
- a CDS encoding type 1 glutamine amidotransferase domain-containing protein: protein MQGVDGKRIAALIADGFEEIDLLEPRRALEDAGAVVTIVGLDERARQRIRGKRGLDEGQNSRAEELIPDCTAEDFDALLIPGGTSPDLVRTDRDVQRLCREFDAAKKPVFSVGHGAQVLISAQIVRGRQLTGARAIADDIRNAGGLYRDQPTVSDSNWVSTRGGEDMPQFNRAMLEKLATAAPPQPV, encoded by the coding sequence ATGCAAGGCGTAGACGGAAAACGGATCGCGGCCCTAATCGCGGATGGTTTTGAAGAGATCGATTTGTTGGAGCCGCGCCGCGCGCTCGAGGATGCCGGGGCCGTCGTGACCATCGTCGGACTGGACGAACGCGCTCGTCAACGGATCCGCGGAAAACGCGGTCTGGACGAGGGTCAGAATTCACGTGCGGAAGAGTTGATCCCGGATTGCACCGCCGAAGATTTCGACGCGTTGCTCATTCCGGGAGGCACTTCGCCCGATTTGGTTCGCACCGATCGCGACGTGCAGCGGTTATGCCGCGAGTTCGACGCCGCTAAAAAGCCGGTGTTTTCGGTCGGCCACGGCGCGCAAGTATTGATCTCGGCGCAAATCGTTCGCGGACGCCAGTTGACTGGTGCTCGCGCGATTGCCGACGACATTCGGAACGCGGGCGGACTCTATCGCGACCAACCGACGGTGAGCGATTCGAATTGGGTCTCGACGCGGGGCGGCGAAGATATGCCGCAATTTAACCGAGCGATGCTCGAGAAACTCGCGACCGCCGCACCGCCGCAACCCGTTTAA
- the rocF gene encoding arginase — protein MTETATVPARVDIVGVPMDLGASRRGVDMGPSAIRYAKLHEKLTRLGIETIVDHGNLMVPIRESADAEEASSKYLSVIRRVCSDLADVVEGAVREGGMPIVLGGDHSIAMGTLDGLARAREKAAGVVWIDAHADINSPQSSHSGNVHGMPLWFALKNGLAEASRCVQIGLRDVDPGEKQLLREFGVRAFSMSDVDRMGMVRIMEEAISITGDGPDSIHVSFDMDGIDPSEAPGTGTPVKGGLSFREAHLIMEMLHESGSLGSIEMVEINPILDQRNQTAVLAVDLICSGLGKSIL, from the coding sequence GTGACCGAGACAGCAACCGTTCCCGCCCGCGTCGACATCGTCGGCGTTCCGATGGACCTCGGCGCCAGCCGGCGCGGCGTCGATATGGGTCCCTCGGCGATCCGTTATGCCAAGCTGCACGAAAAACTCACCCGGCTCGGAATCGAAACGATCGTCGACCATGGCAACCTGATGGTCCCGATTCGCGAATCGGCCGACGCTGAAGAAGCCAGCTCGAAATATTTGAGCGTCATCCGGCGTGTGTGTTCCGATTTAGCCGACGTCGTCGAAGGCGCGGTGCGGGAAGGCGGTATGCCGATCGTACTAGGCGGCGACCATTCGATCGCGATGGGAACGCTCGACGGTCTCGCTCGGGCACGCGAAAAGGCGGCCGGCGTTGTATGGATCGACGCGCACGCGGACATCAACAGTCCGCAGAGTTCGCACAGCGGCAACGTTCACGGGATGCCGTTGTGGTTTGCGTTGAAAAACGGTTTGGCCGAAGCGTCGCGTTGCGTGCAAATCGGATTGCGCGACGTCGATCCCGGCGAAAAGCAGTTACTGCGCGAGTTTGGCGTGCGTGCGTTTTCGATGAGCGACGTCGACCGGATGGGCATGGTGCGCATCATGGAAGAAGCGATATCCATTACCGGCGACGGGCCGGACTCGATTCACGTTTCTTTCGATATGGACGGAATCGATCCGAGCGAAGCGCCCGGTACGGGCACGCCGGTGAAGGGTGGTTTAAGTTTCCGTGAAGCGCATCTCATCATGGAGATGCTGCACGAGAGCGGTTCGCTCGGTTCGATCGAGATGGTCGAGATCAATCCGATTCTAGATCAGCGCAATCAAACGGCCGTCTTAGCCGTCGATTTGATTTGCTCCGGACTCGGAAAATCGATTCTGTAA